The nucleotide sequence CCTAGTCATGAAGAGGTTATGGTAATGGTCCCTGCCCAGTGCtgaggcccctccccccccccaggacacatGGCACCAGCTGGGCTTCTTGGTTGATCCGAGGTCGGGTCTAGATACTTGTAGACGGTATTAGCAGCTCTTTCATATAACGTGATGACCTTTTTGGGTCTACTGGCCCTTCAACAACAAAAATTCACACAAAGGAGGAGGAAATCAAAACACCCGGACGGTACAATCTGTATgagacgggggagggggggtccacCTGCCAATACAAAGCAGCACAGCAGAGCATGCAAACAGATCCATGAGAAAGAACAGAGGCagctaaagggaacctgtcatggCGGCTTCTACACGGTCCAGAGGAGACTCCTCCTCCGCAGCGCCGGAGACCTCCAGGATAGGGTGCCGGGTCCAGGTGGGTAGACGTAGAACCTGCCCTGCAACTGGCATCACTTCCAGAGGTCCGGCAGAGCTGGAGGGGAGTTCCAGCTGTGAATGGCAGCAGTCAGCGTGAACGGTTCTCTTTAAGCTCACAGTATGGTGGAAAGtcggggtgagggggggggggggggggggaggttcctCTGCCATCCACCATCATCACCGCCAACCACAATACTGGAATCAGGCGGCAGACAAGAAAAAGGAAAACCAGTTATTGACGAATAACCTGTCCGTGTACTGACCTATGACATCACCGGGGGCCATGTGCTCAGCGGGGGCGGGATTCCTCTTCTGTCCAGAAATGGGCTCCTCCCCTCCAAGTCCAGGgggtacccccctcccccaagggcctcctcatttataaacaatgttactttgttcagacaggagatagagagatacaaagtaactttTTGGGGTTCCTGTACTATACAAGGAGACATAGCGCCCCCTACAGACTGTCCTGGGGGCAGATCCCAGAAGGATGAAATCTCTTCATATCCTGAATGGAATGTGGGGCCCGTCACAGATCTTTAGATCGACTTAGATCTGCCCAACCGGGTCATTATGGTGccctgatgtgggcggagctcATATaatgagagagagaagagagagcacACGAGTTCTTCATAgtaaatggattttattgtaATTACTCAGAAAACATCCAAAATCATTATAAAGCGTGCAGAGAGGAGTCACAATCTACAGACAGGATCACATCCAATCACATCGTGTGTCCAATCAGTACAGACCAATCCCACTGGAGACAATGTAACATGCTGAACCCACACCTCCCACCCATCGCCTACACCCCATACCCCACCCACCACACCTCACACCCCCCACCCATCGCCTACATCACCCACCACCCCATACCCCACCCATCACCCCTCCCACCAATCGCCTACACCACCCACCTCCCACCCATCGCCTACACTccacacccccacaccatcacctaTACCCCATCCCATCACCCACCGCCTACACCACCCATCACACCTCCCACCCATCGCCTACACTCCACACTCCGCCCATCACCCCCCACACCATCACCTATACCCCATCACCCACCGCCTACACACCACCCACACACCACCCATCGCCCCCACCTATACCCCATCCCATCACCCACCGCCTAAACCCCACCCACCACCTACACCTCCCACCACCCACCCATCGCCTACACTCCACACCATCACCTATACCCCACCCACTTCCTACACCCCATACCCCACCCACCACACCACCTACCCCACCACACCACACCACCTACACCCCACCCACTGCCTACACCCCCATACCCCACCCACCACCTACACCCCATACCTCACCCACCGCCTACACCCCATACCCCACACCTCTTATACCCCCAACTCCTACACCCCACCACACCGCCTACACCCCATACCCCATCCACCACACCTCCTACACCCCACCCACCGCCTAAAGCCCATACCCCACCCACCACATCTCCTACACCCCCATACTCCACCCACCTACACCCCATACCCCACCCAAATGTGagcctggaccccccccccccccccccaggtgacagACGGCTGCCTCCTGACTCTCTCAGCCCCGACCTCTGCCAGCACATTGTCtgtataaatgtattttggcacTTTTATATTTTGCAGCACAGAAGTCACACAGGAGCTGAGCCTGGATGGTCAGGGATAGAGAAAGGGTTCATTAGGGTTAGGTTGTCGGTGGGTGGGGGTTGGGTTGATTCATTAGTAGTCATAGCAATGGCTGGGATTTGTTTcttaaaaagggggaggggtctgACAATTGTGTCATTACTGGAACTTCACTCTTCTACACCCACAATATTAAAGCACCGACAACCCCCcaatacagacaccccctcatcaGAGGTAACTGTGCCCGACAAACTCTCTACCAGAGATGGGGGGGGTCctcaatatattatatacattcagGCTGCACTCCTCCCAATGTGGAACTTTAGTTCTGTCCCCGCGCATGCGGAGTGATGTCATCCTGGCCAATCAAAAACAGCCAAAGATGAGGTTCCTGTAAGGACaatgagggccccccccccccccccccggtgttcaGGACTTCTTAAAGGGACCCCCGGGGCAGGAAGTCAGTTGTTAAGCAGAGTATGGCATGGATGGTTACTTATCCTGAGGGGAGGAGGGGATATCAGAAAGCCCCGCCTCCATGGATGGTTATTTATCCTGAGGGGAGGAGGGGATATCAGAAAGCCCCGCCCCCCATGGATGGTTACTTATCCTGAGGGGAGGAGGGGATATCAGAAAGCCCCACCCCCATGGACGGTTACTTATCCTGGGGGGAGGAAGGGAATATCAGAAAGCCCCGCCCCCCATGGATGGTTACTTATCCGGAGGGGAGGAAAGGATATCAGAAAGCCCCACCCCCATGGACGGTTACTTATCCTGGGGGGAGGAAGGGAATATCAGAAAGCCCCGCCCCCCATGGATGGTTACTTATCCTGGGGGGAATATCAGAAAGCCCCACCCCCCCATGGATGGGAGGAGGGGGATATCAGAAAGCCCCGCCCCCATGAATGGTTACTTATCCTGGGGGAGGAGGGGAATATCAGAAAGCCCCGCCTCCATGGATGGTTATTTATCCTGAGGGGAGGAGGGGATATCAGAAAGCCCCGCCCCCCATGGATGGTTACTTATCCTGGGGGGAATATCAGAAAGCCCCACCCCCCCATGGATGGTTACTTATCCTGAGGGGAGGAGGGGATATCAGAAAGCCCCGCCCCCATGAATGGTTACTTATCCTGGGGGAGGAGGGGAATATCAGAAAGCCCCGCCCCCCATGGATGGTTACTTATCCGGAGGGGAGGAAAGGATATCAGAAAGCCCCACCCCCATGGACAGTTACTTATCCTGGGGGGAGGAAGGGAATATCAGAAAGCCCCGCCCCCCATGGATGGTTACTTATCctgaggggaggaggggaataTCAGAAAGCCCCGCCCCATGGATGGTTATTTATCCTGAGGGGAGGAGGGGATATCAGAAAGCCCCGCCCCCCCAAATGGACGGTTACTTATcctgaggggaggagggggaataTCAGAAAGCCCCACCCCCCCATGGATGGTTACTTATcctgaggggaggagggggaataTCAGAaagccccacccccccaaatGGACGGTTACTTATcctgaggggaggagggggaataTCAGAAAGCCCCACCCCCCCATGGATGGTTACTTAtcctgcagggaggaggggaATATCAGAAAACCATTCATGGGGGTGGGGCTTTCTCATATGACCCTCCTCCCCTCAGGATAAGTAACCATTCATGAGGGTGGGGCTACTTATCCTGCAGGGAGGAGGTTATCAGAAAGCCCTGCCCCCCATGGATGGTTACTTAtcctgcagggaggaggggaATATCAGAAAGCTCCGCCCCCCCCTATGGATGGTTACTTAtcctgcagggaggaggggaATATCAGAAAGCTCCGCCCCCCCTATGGATGGTTACTTAtcctgcagggaggaggggaATATCAGAAAGCCCCGCCCCCCATGGATGGTTACTTATCctgaggggaggaggggaataTCATAAAGCCCCGCCCCCCATGGATGGTTACTTATCctgaggggaggaggggaataTCAGAAAGCTCCGCCCCCCATGGATGGTTACTTATCctgaggggaggaggggaataTCAGAAAGCTCCGCCCCCCATGGATGGCTACTTATcctgaggggaggagggggaataTCAGAAAGCTCCGCCCCCCATGGATGGCTACTTATCctgaggggaggaggggaataTCAGAAAGCCCCGCCCCCCATGGATGGTTGTCACCGTCGGGTTGCACAGAGCGGTGGcgtttgtgaaggggaatcttcAAGCGTTCTGATTGGCAGACTCCTCCTCCGATCGACCTTTCTCCCCGGAATAATAAACATTGTATCACCTCCTGACAGATACATTTCagcccccaaaaaaacaacaaaataactcatttttttttttacaaaaacattcAGACAATTGTGCGGGAAACTGGAAGCACGCGGCAGATCTGGGGAGGAGTAGAAGGACGGCGGAGGCGGGGCCATGCAGCTCTgggtggtgggggaggggttcATGCAGCACAACAATTATTCTACAACCGTCACCATTCCGGAAGGGGaagcgtaaaaaaaaacataaaaagaaagaaaatgaaaaaaaaaggtgagaTAGTGAGTGCAACTGAACAAATTATAGACCAACAGCACATCCCCCGCTCCATGCGCAGCCGCAAGCGATGGCCCCCGCGTGCGATGGGTGAAAGCGGAACTCCGGGGGGGCAACCTATTCAGCGGGAATCGGCTTAGCGGAGTTTGATTAGAATTCCTGAATGTGACGGCAGCAGAGACCCGACTTCCTCTTTGTATGATTGGTTGTCACTAATTGTAGAGGAGCTGGGCGGAGTTTTCTCTGTCACTCTGGAACaataaagttgttgttttttttaaccagcagCTTTATTGGCCAGCGTGGACTACAGAGGGAGGGACCAAAGCACAGAGCGAGTCCTCTCCCCACCTACAGCTCTAGACTGACCTATCAGTAGACACCAGTGCAGctaagggggcggagacaaggaaacttgatgtatttatttattataatttattatttcccCGACACTCCGCCCTCTCTACACAAGTGCACTACATTCCCAATGCATTGTGGGAGATGTAGTCCGATGCGGACCCATGTCAGAAGAGATGGGCGGGACCACACAGGACCCTCCCCCTGATTGAAGAAGGTTTTTGGGTCGCTATtggtatggggaggggggggatcccGGAGTTCAACTTTATATAGATGTTGAGATTTTAAGAAAAtagtggtggggggagggaataaaaaaaaaaaccaaaatttGATGAATttggtttgttaaaaaaaaaataaaaagaaggaggaggagttatAAAAAGGAGACTCCCACCCGCCACCAGAGGTCACCCTGGAGCACCGGAACTTCCAGGACTAGATGTGGGAGAGGCGGAGGTCCCCTTTAAAATGTAGAACAAACTATTTATCATCCTCCAGCTGACTGGCTGAAAGGTTTTATCAGGCTGGACATAATGTGGGCGCTTCAAGTGACGACTGTAGCTCTATATACACACCGCCTGTGTGCTGACCACACCCCCAAACACTCCTCGGCCACACCCAGACCACACCCCCGCTGttactggataaaaaaaaaaaaaaaaaaaaaaaaaggaattgataTATATTGGGACCCATTTTTCTGCACGATATTAAAGTAGCAACTAAAATACTTGACTCCTCCCCCCTAagccttttctgacactttttgtttacaaaaaaaataaaaattgtatgttttgctacaaaattactcagaacccccaaacatacaataattatatatatatatatattttttttttatatataccgtatttatcggcgtataccgcgcacttttttgccctgaaaatcctgGACGTACAGAACGTGAGAGTAGCCGAGcgtgcccgactatacacgagtgtactgcgctcggtatatgccggcgcattattcaaacacggcgcggggatcgagcggggaggacgccgcagaaggacgccggacccgacgaagaggacaccgtgAGGccgcacccgacgaggccgccgatggacggctgcgcaagacaccaaaactgtaattacacaggaatgcgggtccactttaggggtgcgcgctataccccgataaatactatatatatatatatatatatatatatatatatatatatatatatatatatatatatatatatatatatataaataatttagcAGAAaggattatataattttttttagcagaggcctagagaataaaattggtcgtttttttttttgatcagacAGTATTTCTGCAGTAGTTttgcggaaaaaaaaacaaaaaaaaaaaaacacaattttattatttatttagcctctgctaaaaaaaatatatatatatatatatatataaaatacatgaatgtttgggggttctgagtaattttgtagcaaaaaaaaataataaaataaaatttgtaaacaaaaagtgtcagaaaaggccctggggggggggggagaagtcaAGTGTTTTAGTTGCTACTTTAAGATCGCGCAGAAAAATGGGCCGCAACatatatctattttatttttttaaatccagtaacAGCGGGGCGACGTCGGGTTGCGGTCCGGATgccgtacccaaacaaaattgacgtcctttttttccgccacaaatagagatttcttttggtggtatttgatcacctctgcggtttttattttaatgcgctataaacaataaaaaaaaaagcccaaaatttggggaaaaaatatatatttttctgctataaaacatccccaaaaatgttttattaaataaattaaagcgtcgcctatggaggtttttaagtACCAAACTTTGGCGCCATTCaacaagtgtgacatgtttggtatctatttattccGTGTAAAATCgtcttttacattttacaaaacACAAAGAATTTACAACAACCACCAATACCGGGGTCtccgctaaaaaaaataaaaataatgtatatataatgtttgggggttctgagtaattttctagaaaacaaTTCATCATTTTTACATGAAGAAGAGAAAAATGTCAGAATAGGTCCGGATGGGAAGCGGATAAAGCAACTCCCTGTGCTGCGGGAAGAGTCAGCCAGCCCGCCCGCCACGAGGAGGAGTCAGCCCGCCACGAGGAGGAGTCAGCCAGCCCGCCCGCCACGAGGAGGAGTCAGCCAGCCCGCCCGCCACGAGGAGGAGTCAGCCAGCCCGCCCGCCACGAGGAGGAGTCAGCCAGCCCGCCCGCCACGAGGAGGAGTCAGCCCGCCCGCCACGAGGAGGAGTCAGCCAGCCCGCCCGCCACGAGGAGGAGTCAGCCCGCCCGCCCGCCACGAGGAGGAGTCAGCCCGCCCGCCCGCCACGAGGAGGAGTCAGCCCGCCCGCCCGCCACGAGGAGGAGTCAGCCCGCCCGCCCGCCACGAGGAGGAGTCAGCCCGCCCGCCACGAGGAGGAGCCAGCCCGCCCGCCCGCCACGAGGAGGAGCCAGCCCGCAGTGTGTATATAGAGCTTTACATAATTCTGCTACACCACCTTCATCCATAGATGTAGAACATTCCAGATGGATCCTCCATagtatggaggggggaggggaagtggGAATGTTGTAATTGAACAATGAAAGGGTCTGCGGGGGACGTAACatgtgcgggggaggggggggggcggaggcttCAACATGCAAGATGGATGCTGGAAGCAGCTGCCATGATATAATACATGGGGGGCAGTTGTggcgggatggggggggggctgtcaggagGGAAGTAGGAGGAGCCCAGGCCGCCTCCCCCTACAGAGAAGGGCGGTGACAACTCCGGGGAGGAGAATTGCGGAGGAGGGTGACGCCCCCCCCCGAGATCTCAGCAATGGTTCTCGTATTTCTctcctgacaggtcctctttatcggGGTGACGGATggatatcgggggggggggcagcggctGCACCTACCCGAGCTTCAATGTATTCGATCCGCCTCTCCAGAGCCGTCAGCTTCTCGTTCAACGTCGCCAGACGGGATCGGCAAGACATGTCTTATGGGGAGAGAAGAGACGTCAGATCCGTGTCCAACCAGAACCCCAACACCCCACCCCCAACAAGAACACCAACACCCCACCCCCAACCAGCACCCCGAAACTCTACCCCCAACACCCCACCCACCGTGTCCAACCAGAACCCAGACACTCCACTCCACCCCCAACACCCCACCCATGTCCAACCAGAACCCCCGACACTCCACCCACCGTGTCCAACCAGAACCCCCGACACTCCACCCACCGTGTCCAACCAGAACCCCCGACACTCCACCCACCGTGTCCAACCAGAACCCCCGACACTCCACCCCCCGTGTCCAACCAGAACCCCCGACACTCCACCCACCGTGTCCAACCAGAACCCCCGACACTCCACCCACCGTGTCCAACCAGAACCCCCGACACTCCACCCACCGTGTCCAACCAGAACCCCCGACACTCCACCCACCGTGTCCAACCAGAACCCCACCGTGTCCAACCAGAACCCCACCGTGTCCAACCAGAACCCAGACACTCCACTCCACCCCCAACACCCCACCCATGTCCAACCAGAACCCCCGACACTCCACCCACCGTGTCCAACCAGAACCCCCGACACTCCACCCACCGTGTCCAACCAGAACCCCCGACACTCCACCCACCGTGTCCAACCAGAACCCCACCGTGTCCAACCAGAACCCCACCGTGTCCAACCAGAACCCCCGACACTCCACCGTGTCCAACCAGAACCCCACCGTGTCCAACCAGAACCCCCAACACTCCACCGTGTCCAACCAGAACCCCCAACACTCCACCGTGTCCAACTAGAACCCCCGACACTCCACCGTGTCCAACCAGAACCCCGACACTCCACCGTGTCCAACCAGAACCCCCGACACTCCACCGTGTCCAACCAGAACCCCCGACACTCCACCGTGTCCAACCAGAACCCCCGACACTCCACCGTGTCCAACCAGAACCCCCGACACTCCACCGTGTCCAACCAGAACCCCCGACACTCCACCGTGTCCAACCAGAACCCCCGACACTCCACCGTGTCCAACCAGAACCCCCGACACTCCACCGTGTCCAACCAGAACCCCCGACACTCCACCGTGTCCAACCAGATCCCCCGACACTCCACCCACCGTGTCCAACCAGAACCCCCGACACTCCACCGTGTCCAACCAGAACCCCCGACACTCCACCGTGTCCAACCAGAACCCCCGACACTCCACCGTGTCCAACCAGAACCCCCGACACTCCACCGTGTCCAACCAGAACCCCAACGTGTCCAACCAGAACCCCAACGTGTCCAACCAGAACCCCCGACACTCCACCGTGTCCAACCAGAACCCCAACGTGTCCAACCAGAACCCCAATAACCCCACCGTGTCCAACCAGAACCCCCGACACTCCACCCACCGTGTCCAACCAGAACCCCCGACACTCCACCCCACCGTGTCCAACCAGAACCCCCGACACTCCACCCACCGTGTCCAACCAGAACCCCCGACACTCCACCCACCGTGTCCAACCAGAACCCCCGACACTCCACCCACCGTGTCCAACCAGAACCCCCGACACTCCACCCACCGTGTCCAACCAGAACCCCACCGTGTCCAACCAGAACCCCACCGTGTCCAACCAGAACCCAGACACTCCACCCACCGTGTCCAACCAGAACCCCCGACACTCCACCCACCGTGTCCAACCAGAACCCCCGACACTCCACCCCCAACACCCCACCCACCGTGTCCAACCAGAACCCCAACACCCCACCCCCAACCAGAACCCCAACAACCCACCGTGTCCTACCAGAACCCCACCCGTATCCAATCAAAGCCCGGCCAACAACCCACCCGTGTGCACCCCCCCCTGTCCAACCATATCCCGACACCCCATGTACCTCCCCCCAAGACACCCCTATGTCCAGTCTGCTCCTGAGAAGCCCCCGGAGGGCCCATTTACCACCCCggacctctgtataccccccccctTGTGTCCCGGTCCGCCCCCTCAGGCCCGGTTCCCCTCCCCCGGTTCCCCTCCGCCGGTCACACCCTCGGGCGGCTCACCGAAGGAGTTGAGGAAGTCGGCGATCTTCTTGATGCTGCTGGTGATCACCTCGATGTATTCCCGGTTCGCCCAATCCTGGTGGATCTCTCTCTGCACCGGGTCCTCCTGGCTGGCCATCTTCCTCCTCCCGTCTGTCTGTCACCACACAGCGCCACCTACCGGACACCCTGCCGACATCTTCCTCTCCCCGGGAGGccccggtggccatcttggaggcGGGCACGGCAGCCAATCACAGGACGCGCCGCCCACTTGCTTACTGGCAGAACTGACGCCTACGCAGaacgcggcggccatcttggatacgGGAGGCGCTCCCCTGGGCTAGGAGCTCCTTCCATGTTGGAAACGGGCAGCGGCTGGAAATGACGCACagcgcggccgccatcttggaaacGGGCAGAGGCTGCCTAGCACCCTCACAAAACGCCATCTTTGACATGGGCAAAGCAGAGGAAGCCATAGAAACGCAACAATATGAGACAGACCCAATCcaacctcccgtccccccccccccaaacataacAATGTTGTCATAAATAATAACATTGAGTGATTGTTTTATTATATCGGATCGATCAATAAGGCGAGCAATTCATAGACGATGTAAGGCCGGGGCGCCCCGTCTTCACCCCCCTAAATGTCAGTTTTATTATTTCTCTTCTCACCGATCAACTGCCGGCaatctctaagacccctttcacactggggcgtttttcgggcgtttttttaggcgctttggcgtttaaaaaaagcctgtaaagcgcctgaaagaagcctcatctgcaatcccaatgtgaaagcccaagtgctttcagaggcctttcacactgccagcgcccgaaaaacgctggtaaagcgctgctaagacccctttcacactgaggcgcttttcaggcgctttggcgttaaaaaaagcttcctcaataggaagggggctttaggagcggtgtattaaacgctcctaaagcgctgcaaagaagctgcatgaaggactttttttgacgccctgccagctcagcgcctcagtgtgaaagcactcaggctttcacattgggattgcagatgcagcttctttcaggcgcttttttttaacgctaagaccactttcacactggggtgtttttcaggcgctttagtgtgaaagcactcgagctttcacattgggattgcagatgcagcttctttcaggcgttttacaggcgctttttttaacgctaaagcacttgaaaaa is from Rana temporaria unplaced genomic scaffold, aRanTem1.1, whole genome shotgun sequence and encodes:
- the BRK1 gene encoding protein BRICK1 isoform X2; its protein translation is MASQEDPVQREIHQDWANREYIEVITSSIKKIADFLNSFDMSCRSRLATLNEKLTALERRIEYIEARNNCCAA
- the BRK1 gene encoding protein BRICK1 isoform X1; translation: MASQEDPVQREIHQDWANREYIEVITSSIKKIADFLNSFDMSCRSRLATLNEKLTALERRIEYIEARVTKGETLT